Proteins encoded in a region of the Manduca sexta isolate Smith_Timp_Sample1 chromosome 1, JHU_Msex_v1.0, whole genome shotgun sequence genome:
- the LOC115455337 gene encoding pancreatic lipase-related protein 2-like, with protein MAFGAVVVLTLLASAYAFPSDAVFSKFDDSGPRYDYVEDDAGQLHLEDHWIKMSDLARMARYNPDNSNRYHLFTRANPSRSQVLVRNNVNSIINSNFIAGRRTIVLMHGFAGSATSNFNSVLVPAFLAAQDVNVIVVDWSSGSAWGPNARQAGQAAGRFITWLNEVSGATPNNYHIAGYSVGGHGAGIIARTMAGNVSYVTAMDPAARWNNRWLFRSDDGLYTEVIHTNVNNIGFTNPLGHVDFYPNGGRNMPGCITSLCDHERSFHYMAETLRTGGFTGRRCANLPDALNQRCNASGTLSMGGIAPKTGLSGIFHLRTNARQPFSQG; from the exons ATGGCGTTTGGCGCAGTAGTAGTCCTGACCTTGTTGGCTTCGGCTTACG CCTTCCCCTCCGATGCTGTCTTCTCCAAATTCGATGACAGCGGCCCCCGCTATGACTACGTCGAGGACGATGCTGGCCAACTCCATCTTGAAGACCACTGGATCAAAATGAGCGACCTGGCCCGCATGGCAAGATACAATCCTGACAACTCCAATAGATATCACCTTTTCACCAG GGCTAACCCTTCAAGGAGTCAAGTCCTGGTCCGCAACAACGTCAACAGCATCATCAACTCCAACTTTATTGCGGGACGACGCACCATCGTCCTGATGCATGGCTTCGCTGGATCCGCTACCTCAAACTTCAACTCGGTTTTGGTGCCAG CTTTCCTTGCCGCTCAGGATGTAAACGTCATTGTTGTGGACTGGAGCTCAGGGTCGGCGTGGGGCCCCAATGCTAGGCAGGCAG GTCAAGCCGCAGGCCGCTTCATCACTTGGCTGAACGAAGTTAGTGGAGCGACTCCTAACAACTACCACATTGCCGGCTACAGTGTGGGCGGTCATGGAGCTGGTATTATAGCCAGGACTATGGCTGGGAACGTGAGCTATGTCACTG CCATGGACCCAGCAGCCCGCTGGAACAATAGATGGCTCTTCCGTTCTGATGATGGCCTGTACACCGAAGTGATTCACACTAATGTGAACAACATCGGCTTCACGAACCCTCTGGGTCATGTCGACTTCTACCCTAATGGAGGGAGGAACATGCCTGGTTGTATCACCTCGTTATGTGATCATGAAAG GTCATTCCACTACATGGCCGAGACCCTGAGGACTGGTGGGTTTACTGGCCGCAGGTGTGCCAACCTCCCTGATGCTCTCAATCAACGATGCAACGCTTCTGGAACCCTCAGCATGGGCGGCATCGCTCCGAAGACTGG GCTATCCGGCATCTTCCACTTGAGGACCAACGCCCGCCAACCTTTCTCTCAAGGCTga
- the LOC115451537 gene encoding pancreatic triacylglycerol lipase produces the protein MVKVCLVLAVGLAVASALPASDPVISKWDDQGPRYDYLEADDGSLHLVDNWMKLSDYSRMARYNPDRTNAYHLFTWRNPTISQPLVMGDVNRLRNSNFDGSKRTIILMHGFMGSVTSGFNTVLVPAFLSYEDVNVIILDWSSGSHWGPNAALAAEAAARFVNWLNSQSGGSPARYHIVGYSVGGHGAAILARHVNGNVAYVTGLDPAMRWDSNNVFRPNDAAYTEIIHTNAGNMGILEPHAHVDFYPNGGSGQPGCNTALCDHYRSYYFMAETLRTGGFTGHRCNTLTDAQRGTCNPNSTLRMGGRNPKTGSRGLFFLATNPFSPFSRG, from the exons ATGGTCAAGGTGTGTTTGGTGTTGGCCGTCGGCCTCGCAGTAGCTTCAG CTCTGCCCGCGAGCGACCCTGTGATCTCAAAATGGGATGACCAGGGTCCTCGCTATGACTACCTGGAGGCTGATGACGGCTCCCTTCACCTGGTTGACAACTGGATGAAGCTGAGTGACTACTCCAGGATGGCCAGATACAATCCCGACAGGACCAATGCCTACCATCTGTTCACTTG GAGAAACCCAACAATCTCCCAGCCGTTGGTGATGGGTGACGTGAACCGCCTCCGCAACTCAAACTTCGATGGCTCCAAGAGAACGATCATCCTGATGCATGGTTTCATGGGGTCCGTGACCAGCGGCTTTAACACTGTCCTTGTGCCAG CTTTTCTGTCCTACGAGGACGTGAACGTGATTATTCTGGACTGGAGCTCAGGATCTCACTGGGGACCTAATGCTGCACTTGCTG CCGAAGCTGCCGCTCGCTTTGTTAACTGGTTAAACAGCCAGTCCGGAGGCTCTCCAGCAAGATACCACATCGTCGGCTACAGCGTGGGCGGGCACGGGGCTGCCATTTTGGCCAGGCATGTCAACGGAAATGTGGCGTACGTTACAG GTCTGGACCCTGCCATGCGTTGGGACTCCAACAATGTCTTCAGACCAAACGATGCAGCCTACACCGAAATCATCCACACAAATGCTGGCAACATGGGCATCTTGGAACCTCACGCGCATGTCGACTTCTACCCCAATGGTGGAAGTGGCCAACCTGGCTGTAATACTGCTCTTTGTGATCATTACAG GTCATACTACTTCATGGCTGAAACCCTGAGAACTGGCGGATTCACCGGACACCGCTGCAACACCTTGACTGATGCTCAGCGTGGTACCTGCAACCCCAACAGCACCCTCAGGATGGGAGGACGCAATCCCAAAACTGG ATCCCGAGGTCTATTCTTCCTTGCTACCAACCCGTTCTCTCCGTTCTCAAGAGGATAA